One part of the Streptococcus sp. oral taxon 431 genome encodes these proteins:
- a CDS encoding alanine/glycine:cation symporter family protein: MLNLLKELDALVWGPPLLILLVGTGIYLTLRLGLLQILRLPKAFQLIFTKDKGHGDVSSFAALCTALAATVGTGNIIGVATAIKVGGPGALFWMWVAAFFGMATKYAEGLLAIKYRSKDENGAIAGGPMHYILLGMGERWRPLAIFFAIAGVLVALLGIGTFTQVNSITESVQNTASIDPTITALVLSIFVGIAVFGGLKSISKVSTTVVPFMAIVYILGTLTVIFFNIDKVPATLSLVLTSSFSPIAAVGGFAGASVRMAIQNGVARGVFSNESGLGSAPIAAAAAKTNEPVEQGLISMTGTFIDTLIICTLTGLTILVTGVWNGNLDGVALTQSAFSTVFSFFGPALLTIFLVLFAFTTILGWNYYGERCFEFLFGVRFIWLYRVVFVLMVLLGGFIELDMVWVIADIVNALMALPNLIALLALSPVVIAETKKYFDK, from the coding sequence ATGTTAAATTTGCTAAAAGAGCTGGATGCTCTGGTATGGGGACCACCCCTTTTGATCTTATTGGTTGGTACAGGGATTTACTTGACTCTTCGTTTAGGACTTTTACAAATTTTGCGTCTCCCTAAGGCCTTCCAGCTTATTTTTACCAAAGACAAGGGACATGGTGATGTTTCGAGCTTTGCTGCCTTGTGTACAGCCCTAGCAGCAACTGTTGGTACGGGAAATATCATCGGGGTGGCAACAGCCATCAAGGTGGGAGGTCCTGGTGCCCTCTTTTGGATGTGGGTGGCTGCTTTCTTTGGAATGGCAACCAAATATGCAGAAGGACTACTTGCTATCAAATATCGGAGTAAGGATGAAAATGGCGCTATCGCAGGAGGACCGATGCACTATATCCTTCTAGGTATGGGAGAAAGGTGGCGCCCTCTTGCAATCTTCTTTGCTATAGCTGGAGTATTGGTTGCACTTTTAGGGATTGGAACTTTTACCCAGGTTAATTCCATTACAGAATCCGTTCAAAATACGGCTAGTATTGATCCGACAATTACTGCACTTGTTTTATCTATTTTCGTAGGTATCGCAGTCTTTGGTGGGCTCAAGTCCATTTCAAAGGTGTCAACTACAGTTGTTCCCTTTATGGCTATTGTCTACATCTTGGGAACCTTGACAGTTATTTTCTTTAATATCGATAAAGTACCAGCAACACTTTCACTGGTTCTCACATCATCTTTTAGTCCCATAGCTGCAGTGGGAGGATTTGCAGGAGCGAGTGTTCGGATGGCTATTCAAAATGGTGTGGCGCGTGGGGTCTTCTCGAATGAATCTGGCTTGGGTTCAGCACCCATTGCGGCTGCGGCAGCTAAGACCAACGAACCGGTGGAGCAAGGTTTAATTTCCATGACAGGAACCTTTATTGATACCTTGATCATCTGTACCTTGACTGGTTTGACAATCTTGGTGACTGGGGTTTGGAATGGTAATTTAGACGGGGTTGCCCTTACTCAGTCCGCTTTTTCTACAGTATTTTCTTTCTTTGGACCTGCTCTTCTAACAATCTTCTTGGTACTCTTTGCCTTTACTACGATTTTGGGATGGAACTATTACGGAGAGCGTTGTTTTGAATTTCTCTTTGGCGTTCGTTTTATCTGGCTTTATCGTGTGGTCTTTGTACTCATGGTCTTGCTGGGAGGATTTATCGAGCTGGATATGGTCTGGGTCATTGCGGATATTGTTAATGCCCTCATGGCTCTACCAAACTTGATTGCACTCTTAGCCTTATCACCAGTCGTTATCGCTGAGACTAAGAAGTATTTTGATAAATAA
- a CDS encoding ryptide export MFS transporter: MSKDIRKLVTSQGIANLADVFFRVIVIANVFVLSGSVISTSLVPILIGLSSFLASFLVPLVTKRLALNRVLFLTQFGKTILLAILVFLFKQSETISLPLLYAIVTLISVLDGFAAPVSYAIVPRYARDLAKANAAISMSGESVQLVGWGLGGFLFASLGMNPSLLIVLVLFTISTILMFGLPLVEKEELSSETSLETLTKGWRLVAKESRLGFIVQSNLLEILANAIWVSSVLLVFVTEILHRSESYWGYVNTAYSLGIILGGAIVFRLAEKVVTYKYQTMTFSLLATALVTLLIVLFPNPPAFLFLSLVIGFLSQIKEVPESVLLQESVDEKELVNVYSVIEVVSTLAFSASVFLMSSITEYFGVFTGFGLAIFYLLVESILVLRNKHQIN; this comes from the coding sequence ATGTCAAAAGATATTCGAAAATTAGTGACTTCACAGGGAATAGCGAATCTAGCAGATGTTTTTTTTAGAGTCATTGTGATCGCAAATGTGTTTGTCTTATCTGGTTCGGTCATTTCAACCTCCCTAGTACCAATTCTGATTGGTCTATCCTCCTTTTTAGCTAGTTTCTTAGTCCCGTTAGTAACAAAGAGATTAGCTTTAAATCGTGTTCTTTTCTTGACTCAATTTGGTAAGACGATTCTGCTAGCGATTTTGGTTTTTCTATTCAAGCAATCTGAAACTATTTCCCTCCCTCTTTTATATGCTATTGTTACCTTAATCTCCGTTTTGGATGGTTTTGCAGCGCCTGTTTCCTATGCGATTGTTCCACGATATGCAAGAGATTTAGCTAAAGCAAATGCAGCCATCTCAATGAGTGGAGAAAGTGTGCAACTCGTTGGTTGGGGATTAGGAGGTTTCTTATTTGCGAGTCTGGGAATGAATCCTAGTCTGCTCATTGTGTTAGTTTTGTTTACAATTTCGACGATTTTGATGTTCGGTTTGCCACTAGTCGAAAAAGAAGAGTTGTCCTCTGAAACAAGTCTTGAGACTCTAACAAAAGGTTGGCGATTGGTGGCTAAAGAATCAAGATTAGGCTTTATTGTCCAATCCAATCTTTTAGAAATTTTAGCCAATGCTATCTGGGTATCTTCTGTTTTACTTGTGTTTGTGACTGAGATTTTACATCGGTCAGAAAGCTATTGGGGCTACGTCAATACAGCCTATTCCTTGGGGATTATCTTGGGAGGAGCTATTGTCTTCCGTCTAGCAGAGAAAGTTGTTACCTATAAATATCAAACTATGACCTTTTCTTTGTTAGCTACAGCACTAGTAACTCTGTTGATAGTGTTATTTCCAAATCCACCTGCTTTTCTATTCCTATCTCTAGTAATTGGTTTTCTATCTCAGATTAAGGAAGTTCCTGAGAGCGTATTATTACAGGAATCGGTTGATGAGAAGGAACTTGTGAATGTTTACTCCGTTATCGAAGTTGTCTCTACCTTGGCCTTTTCTGCCTCTGTTTTTCTAATGAGTTCCATTACAGAATATTTTGGTGTATTTACTGGTTTTGGCCTGGCTATATTCTACTTGCTAGTAGAGTCCATCTTAGTTTTAAGAAACAAGCATCAGATAAATTAA
- a CDS encoding carboxymuconolactone decarboxylase family protein, which yields MTTFTIHTVESAPAEVKEVLETVQKDNNGYIPNLIGLLANAPTALEAYRTVGAINRRNSLTPVEREVVQITAAVTNGCAFCVAGHTAFSIKQIQMNDDLLQALRNRTPIESDPKLDTLAKFTLAVINTKGRVGDEALGEFLEAGYTQENALDVVLGVSLASLCNYANNLANTPINPELQPYA from the coding sequence ATGACAACATTTACTATCCACACAGTAGAATCAGCACCAGCAGAAGTGAAAGAAGTTCTTGAAACGGTACAAAAGGATAACAATGGCTATATTCCAAATCTTATCGGTCTTTTGGCCAATGCCCCAACAGCCCTAGAAGCTTACCGAACTGTTGGAGCTATTAACCGTCGCAATAGTCTAACACCTGTAGAGCGCGAAGTGGTGCAAATTACTGCAGCCGTAACTAATGGTTGTGCCTTTTGCGTCGCTGGTCACACAGCCTTTTCTATCAAGCAAATCCAGATGAATGATGACCTTCTCCAAGCCCTTCGCAATCGTACTCCAATCGAAAGCGATCCTAAGCTGGATACCCTAGCTAAGTTTACCTTGGCAGTCATCAATACCAAAGGGCGCGTAGGAGATGAAGCTCTTGGAGAATTCCTTGAAGCTGGCTATACGCAAGAAAATGCCTTGGATGTTGTTCTCGGTGTCAGTTTAGCAAGTCTTTGTAACTATGCTAACAACCTAGCTAACACACCGATTAATCCAGAATTACAACCTTATGCATAA
- a CDS encoding acyl-CoA dehydrogenase family protein — protein MGFFSEEFLNWLDQHADEIDKKSCQAGEELIEKIAAEGAFRVGVPKVLGGLGGNDQDVIDILAELAQHSLTASFISWGQRTLIDNILHTDNAYFKEVYLEKLLSGEYAGATALSNAVKYLSDLEELNVRILEENGNYYLKGRLPWVTNARRDRFLTIFVAGFADDPSQSYVVAVPSDAENFSRSEDLEFVSLQGGNTAALTFNKVSLKEEWILSRDAHQFLAQNRPAFLGYQFGLAFGLAERSLSEVEKELGKRGILKEEWQHQVEQLDDIRHSLYQGLSEESYFVRNPRELFQLRIDIVDVVAQSLLLELQAGGGRGYFSKSTSGFIRRWNEGAFLPIVSPSAVQLRHILATN, from the coding sequence ATGGGATTTTTTTCAGAAGAATTTTTAAACTGGTTAGACCAGCACGCTGATGAAATTGACAAAAAATCATGTCAAGCTGGAGAAGAACTGATTGAGAAAATTGCTGCAGAAGGCGCCTTTCGTGTAGGGGTTCCCAAAGTTCTTGGAGGGCTAGGTGGAAATGATCAAGATGTTATCGATATCCTTGCTGAACTCGCTCAACATTCCTTAACAGCCTCCTTTATCTCATGGGGGCAACGAACTTTAATAGACAACATTCTACATACTGATAATGCTTATTTCAAAGAAGTTTACTTGGAAAAACTCTTATCAGGAGAATATGCAGGTGCTACGGCCTTATCTAATGCAGTCAAGTATCTATCTGACTTAGAAGAACTAAATGTTCGAATCCTTGAAGAAAATGGGAATTATTACCTAAAAGGACGACTTCCTTGGGTAACCAATGCACGTAGGGATCGCTTTCTTACTATTTTTGTAGCAGGATTTGCAGATGACCCGAGTCAAAGTTACGTAGTAGCTGTACCATCGGACGCAGAAAACTTTAGTCGTTCCGAAGATTTGGAATTTGTTTCTCTCCAAGGAGGGAATACAGCAGCTCTGACTTTTAACAAGGTATCTTTAAAGGAAGAGTGGATTCTATCGAGGGATGCTCATCAATTTTTAGCGCAAAATCGTCCAGCCTTTTTAGGCTACCAATTTGGCCTAGCCTTTGGTTTGGCTGAACGTTCACTCTCAGAAGTCGAAAAAGAATTGGGGAAACGAGGTATCTTGAAGGAAGAATGGCAGCATCAGGTCGAACAGTTAGATGATATTCGACATTCTCTCTATCAAGGACTATCTGAAGAGTCCTATTTCGTTAGAAATCCGCGTGAGCTATTCCAGTTACGAATTGATATTGTTGATGTTGTTGCTCAAAGTCTCTTGTTAGAACTACAAGCTGGTGGCGGTAGAGGATATTTTAGTAAATCGACATCCGGTTTCATACGTCGTTGGAATGAAGGCGCCTTTTTGCCAATTGTTTCTCCTAGTGCAGTGCAATTGCGACATATTCTAGCGACAAACTAA
- a CDS encoding TDT family transporter, translating to MKKLPLAFSGCLLGLAGAGNLILDIFPLLSHVFSLSGLILWFYFLYSHLSDWQESQQELKKAPLLSGMATFPMAGMILSTYLLRILPTSMSIIAQTLWWFAFLLDVGLIIYFTKNYVQTKPRTNATPSWTVLYVGIAVASLTYPVVGIVEIAYGAWIFGFTLTLFLYPLIYQDLKSNPLPRALLGQEGIYCAPFSLLLAALVRIGGSTLHSWILLVMILASQTFFFFVLSRLPKILKQGFQPAFSALTFPTIITATSLKMAQGILQIPVLNLLVWLETIICLTILVYVLVEYLRYLRN from the coding sequence ATGAAAAAACTCCCCTTGGCCTTTTCAGGGTGCTTATTGGGATTGGCTGGAGCAGGCAATCTCATCCTGGATATTTTTCCACTATTATCGCACGTCTTTAGTTTGTCAGGCTTGATTTTATGGTTTTATTTTTTATACAGTCATCTTAGTGATTGGCAAGAGAGCCAGCAAGAACTTAAGAAAGCTCCTCTATTATCGGGAATGGCGACCTTTCCCATGGCAGGGATGATTTTATCAACCTACTTACTGCGAATCTTACCCACGAGTATGAGTATCATAGCGCAAACTCTGTGGTGGTTTGCCTTTCTACTGGATGTAGGTTTAATCATCTACTTTACTAAAAATTATGTGCAGACTAAACCAAGAACGAACGCAACGCCAAGTTGGACAGTTCTTTATGTGGGGATAGCAGTAGCAAGCTTGACCTACCCAGTGGTGGGTATAGTCGAGATTGCCTATGGCGCTTGGATTTTTGGCTTTACCTTAACCCTTTTCCTTTATCCTCTGATTTATCAAGATTTGAAAAGTAATCCATTGCCACGGGCTTTACTGGGGCAAGAAGGAATTTATTGTGCTCCCTTTTCTCTACTGTTAGCAGCACTCGTTCGAATCGGAGGTTCAACTCTCCATAGCTGGATTTTGCTAGTCATGATCCTTGCCTCACAGACTTTCTTTTTCTTTGTCCTCAGTCGTTTGCCAAAGATTTTAAAACAGGGATTTCAACCAGCTTTTTCAGCCCTAACCTTCCCAACTATCATCACAGCAACTTCATTGAAAATGGCCCAAGGCATTCTGCAGATTCCAGTCCTTAACCTCCTCGTTTGGCTGGAAACTATCATTTGTTTAACAATCCTTGTCTATGTATTAGTAGAATATTTGCGGTATTTAAGGAACTAA
- a CDS encoding DUF3278 domain-containing protein, with translation MKKEDLTTRLLRNFFHIQGPFDECRQEVIYKACARSMVQIFYSSFLLFLFYLLFGRFIEIVRMAMPYIYFGLIWFMSIKAQRAVQELHLEKDDKSEIIYKTYSKHQIKVRSWLVFISIEIGLFALLLFHKLFVQQIPLSIFLEKIIQTEIMVPLLVFGLSIGAIFGTMVYSFLSLHKEK, from the coding sequence ATGAAAAAAGAAGACTTAACAACTCGCTTACTTCGAAATTTCTTTCATATCCAAGGACCCTTTGATGAATGCCGTCAAGAGGTCATCTATAAGGCTTGCGCCCGTTCCATGGTCCAAATCTTTTACTCTTCCTTTCTTCTCTTCCTGTTCTATCTGTTGTTTGGGCGCTTTATAGAGATAGTTCGAATGGCTATGCCCTACATCTATTTTGGACTCATTTGGTTCATGAGTATAAAAGCTCAAAGAGCCGTCCAAGAGCTTCATCTTGAAAAGGATGACAAATCAGAAATCATCTACAAAACCTACAGCAAACACCAAATAAAAGTTCGTAGTTGGTTGGTATTTATAAGTATTGAGATTGGCTTATTTGCCCTGCTACTCTTTCATAAACTCTTCGTTCAGCAGATACCTCTATCAATTTTCTTGGAAAAAATCATCCAAACAGAGATAATGGTCCCCTTACTTGTCTTTGGTCTTAGTATTGGAGCAATCTTTGGGACTATGGTCTACAGCTTTCTATCACTACATAAGGAAAAGTAA
- a CDS encoding DUF3278 domain-containing protein, which yields MKKEPLNEKLIKRIYGISGPLDEHKRREADHIGNKVFMVLFYLMTLGNFIPFVLAYKYPQMVAFGYPIIIFLVSLVCALYVTSQTKKTGIAAIDPDMLSQKEKKQLRNPGLKAGLVYEIAMFFGMPLLNILMDDSKSYLTALLNTRSILSTIVAAFFFGLTVHIVVTLRIQKAREDQDDD from the coding sequence ATGAAAAAAGAACCCCTCAATGAAAAACTGATCAAACGTATCTATGGCATTTCAGGCCCCCTTGATGAACACAAACGACGCGAAGCTGACCACATCGGGAATAAAGTCTTTATGGTTCTCTTTTACCTCATGACTTTAGGCAATTTCATCCCCTTTGTCCTTGCTTATAAATATCCCCAAATGGTCGCTTTTGGATATCCAATCATTATTTTTCTGGTTTCCTTGGTTTGTGCTCTCTATGTCACTAGTCAAACTAAAAAAACTGGTATTGCTGCTATCGATCCTGATATGTTGAGCCAGAAGGAAAAGAAACAGTTACGTAATCCTGGACTTAAAGCTGGTCTGGTCTATGAAATAGCCATGTTCTTTGGAATGCCACTTCTCAATATCCTAATGGATGATAGCAAAAGCTATCTTACCGCTCTTTTGAATACAAGAAGTATCTTGTCAACCATCGTTGCAGCCTTCTTTTTCGGATTAACAGTGCATATTGTCGTCACTCTTCGTATTCAAAAAGCTAGAGAAGATCAAGACGACGATTAG
- a CDS encoding DUF3278 domain-containing protein: MKKETFTEKLIKRTYGISDPLDEYKRREADRIGNQVFIILFYLMIFGNLIPLLLAYKYPQLVALVYPPLILVIALIAAGYLTYQMQKTGITTIEPDMLSEKESKQLHYPGLKTGLFFGLWMFFITPLLSILIGEGQDYLHSLLTIRNGISSILGSIFFGASIQFLISRRIAKAKKDQDED; this comes from the coding sequence ATGAAAAAAGAAACCTTCACTGAAAAACTGATCAAGCGCACATACGGTATTTCTGATCCGCTTGACGAATACAAACGGCGTGAGGCTGACCGTATCGGCAACCAAGTCTTTATCATCCTCTTTTATCTGATGATTTTCGGAAATCTTATTCCACTCCTTCTGGCCTATAAATATCCTCAGCTAGTGGCTCTAGTCTATCCTCCTCTAATTTTAGTGATTGCCCTCATCGCTGCTGGCTATCTCACCTATCAAATGCAAAAAACAGGGATTACAACGATTGAACCAGATATGCTGAGCGAGAAAGAAAGTAAGCAACTACACTACCCAGGTCTTAAAACAGGTTTGTTCTTTGGTCTATGGATGTTTTTTATAACTCCTCTTCTCAGTATACTCATAGGTGAAGGTCAGGACTATCTTCATTCTCTTCTCACTATAAGAAATGGTATATCAAGCATTCTCGGTTCTATCTTCTTCGGAGCGAGCATACAGTTCCTCATCTCCCGTCGCATTGCAAAAGCTAAGAAGGATCAAGATGAGGATTAG
- a CDS encoding helix-turn-helix transcriptional regulator, translating to MNRVKEFRKELGMSQLELAKDIGVSRQTINMIENDKYNPTLELCLNLARSLQTDLNSLFWEDNF from the coding sequence ATGAATCGTGTAAAAGAATTTCGCAAGGAACTGGGCATGTCCCAACTCGAACTTGCCAAGGATATCGGTGTCTCGAGGCAAACTATCAACATGATTGAAAACGACAAGTACAATCCAACCTTGGAACTCTGTCTCAATCTCGCCCGCAGCCTCCAAACTGACCTCAACAGTCTCTTTTGGGAGGATAATTTTTAA
- a CDS encoding metallophosphoesterase family protein has protein sequence MNHKIAILSDIHGNMTALAGVLEDAKNLGATEYWLLGDIFLPGPGANDLVALLKGLPITASVRGNWDDCVLEALDGQYGLEDPQEIQLLRMTQYLMERLNPEQIDWLRNLPMVAKKEVEGLRFSLSHNLPEKNYGGDLLVENGTEKFDQLLDEATDVAVYGHVHKQLLRYGSQGQQIINPGSIGMPYFDWNGLKNHRAQYALLEVENGELVNIQFRKIAYDYEAELESAKAKGLPFIEMYEELRREDNYQGHNRDLLASLIEKHDYVEDVKNYFDFL, from the coding sequence ATGAACCATAAGATTGCAATTTTATCAGACATACATGGCAACATGACGGCCTTAGCTGGAGTACTTGAGGACGCTAAAAATTTGGGAGCGACTGAATATTGGCTTTTGGGAGATATTTTTCTTCCTGGGCCGGGAGCAAATGACTTGGTGGCTCTTTTGAAAGGCCTACCCATTACAGCATCCGTTCGAGGAAACTGGGATGATTGTGTTTTAGAGGCTTTAGATGGGCAATATGGTTTAGAGGATCCTCAAGAAATTCAGCTTCTCAGGATGACTCAGTATCTGATGGAGCGCCTAAACCCAGAGCAAATTGATTGGTTGAGGAATCTACCTATGGTAGCCAAGAAAGAAGTTGAAGGCTTGCGTTTTTCTCTTTCTCATAATTTACCTGAGAAAAATTACGGTGGTGATTTGCTGGTCGAAAATGGTACAGAAAAATTTGACCAGCTACTTGATGAAGCTACAGATGTAGCCGTCTATGGACATGTCCATAAACAGCTTTTGCGTTATGGTAGTCAAGGTCAACAAATCATCAATCCAGGTTCGATTGGTATGCCTTATTTTGACTGGAATGGGCTGAAAAATCACCGAGCTCAGTATGCCTTACTTGAAGTTGAAAATGGTGAATTAGTCAATATTCAATTTCGAAAAATTGCCTATGACTATGAAGCAGAACTAGAATCAGCCAAGGCCAAAGGACTTCCTTTTATCGAAATGTATGAAGAATTGCGGCGAGAGGACAATTACCAAGGACATAATAGAGATTTGTTAGCTAGTCTAATTGAAAAGCATGACTATGTAGAGGATGTCAAGAATTATTTTGATTTTTTGTAA
- a CDS encoding amino acid ABC transporter substrate-binding protein, giving the protein MKKLFLLLAISPLLVACGQAKQDSTSTATASPKTIVVATAGDIPPFDFEKDGNLTGYDVEVLKAVDEKLDQYKIEFQKTAWESIFPGVDAGRYQVAANNLSYTKERADKYLYSLPIAKNPLVLVSRKDKALTSLQDIAGKTTQDDTGTSTAKVVTDWNQSHSDNPATIQYSGEDVAKRLTDLANGEFDFLIFDKISVQKIIQDRGLDLNLVDLESNDNPNNYIIFSSDQKEFKEQFDKVLKELYQDGTLEKLSKTYLGSSYLPDQSQLQ; this is encoded by the coding sequence ATGAAAAAATTATTCTTATTATTAGCCATTAGTCCCTTGTTGGTCGCCTGTGGACAAGCCAAACAAGATAGTACTTCTACTGCTACTGCTAGTCCTAAAACCATTGTCGTAGCAACTGCTGGAGACATCCCTCCTTTTGATTTTGAAAAAGATGGTAATTTGACCGGATATGATGTTGAGGTTTTAAAAGCAGTCGATGAAAAACTGGATCAATACAAGATTGAATTTCAAAAAACTGCTTGGGAAAGTATCTTCCCTGGAGTGGATGCTGGCCGTTACCAAGTTGCTGCCAACAACTTGAGCTACACCAAAGAAAGAGCAGACAAATACCTCTACTCTCTACCTATCGCAAAAAATCCTTTGGTTCTTGTGAGCAGAAAAGACAAGGCTCTTACCTCTCTTCAAGATATCGCTGGTAAAACAACCCAGGATGACACCGGAACTTCTACTGCCAAGGTCGTTACAGACTGGAATCAAAGCCACTCCGACAATCCTGCTACCATCCAATATTCTGGCGAAGATGTGGCTAAGCGTCTGACTGACCTCGCCAACGGTGAATTTGATTTCCTAATCTTTGATAAAATCTCTGTTCAAAAAATTATCCAAGACCGAGGTTTAGACTTGAACCTAGTCGACTTGGAAAGCAATGACAATCCAAACAACTACATCATCTTCTCAAGCGACCAAAAAGAATTTAAAGAACAATTTGACAAGGTTCTCAAAGAACTCTACCAAGATGGAACCCTTGAAAAACTCAGCAAAACTTATCTCGGTAGTTCTTACCTACCAGATCAATCTCAATTACAGTAA
- a CDS encoding nitroreductase family protein has product MKFLELNKKRHATKHFIDKPVDPKDVRTAIEIATLAPSAHNSQPWKFVVVRERNAELAKLAYGSNFEQVASAPVTIALFTDTDLAKRARKIARTGGANNFSEEQLQYFLKNLPAEFARYNEQQVSDYLALNAGLVAMNLVLALTDQGIGSNIILGFDKSKVNEVLEIEERFRPELLITVGYTDEKLEPSYRLPVDEIIEKR; this is encoded by the coding sequence ATGAAATTTCTTGAGTTAAATAAAAAACGTCATGCGACTAAGCATTTTATTGATAAACCGGTTGATCCCAAGGATGTTCGTACAGCTATCGAAATCGCAACCTTGGCACCAAGCGCTCACAACAGTCAACCTTGGAAATTTGTCGTGGTTCGTGAGAGAAATGCTGAACTAGCAAAATTGGCTTACGGTTCAAACTTTGAGCAAGTAGCATCTGCACCTGTAACCATTGCCTTGTTTACAGATACAGACTTAGCTAAACGTGCTCGCAAGATTGCCCGTACTGGTGGTGCCAACAATTTCTCAGAAGAGCAACTGCAATACTTCTTGAAAAATCTTCCAGCTGAGTTTGCGCGTTACAACGAACAACAAGTCAGTGACTACTTGGCTCTTAATGCTGGGCTTGTAGCTATGAACTTGGTCCTTGCTTTGACTGACCAAGGAATCGGATCAAACATTATCCTTGGTTTTGACAAATCAAAAGTCAATGAAGTCTTGGAAATCGAAGAACGCTTCCGTCCAGAGCTCTTGATTACAGTGGGATACACAGATGAGAAGTTAGAACCAAGCTACCGCTTGCCAGTAGATGAAATTATCGAAAAAAGATAG
- the pepV gene encoding dipeptidase PepV, with product MTVIDFTAEVEKRKEDLLADLFSLLEINSERDDSKADAEHPFGPGPVKALEKFLEIADRDGYPTKNVDNYAGHFEFGEGEEVLGIFAHMDVVPAGSGWDTDPYTPTIKDGRLYARGASDDKGPTTACYYGLKIIKELGLPTSKKVRFIVGTDEESGWADMDYYFEHVGLAKPDFGFSPDAEFPIINGEKGNITEYLHFAGENTGAVRLHSFTGGLRENMVPESATAVVSGDLADLQGKLDAFVAEHKLRGEIQEENGQYKVTVIGKSAHGAMPASGVNGATYLALFLSQFAFEGPAKDYLDIAGKILLNDHEGKNLKVAHVDEKMGALSMNAGVFRFDEASADNTIALNFRYPKGTSPEQIKSVLETLPVASVSLSEHGHTPHYVPMEDPLVQTLLNVYEKQTGLKGHEQVIGGGTFGRLLERGVAYGAMFPDSIDTMHQANEFIALDDLFRAAAIYAEAIYELIK from the coding sequence ATGACAGTTATTGATTTTACAGCAGAAGTAGAAAAACGTAAAGAAGACCTCTTGGCTGACTTGTTTAGCCTTTTGGAAATCAACTCAGAACGTGATGACAGCAAGGCAGATGCTGAGCATCCATTTGGACCTGGTCCAGTAAAAGCCTTAGAAAAATTCCTTGAAATTGCAGACCGTGATGGCTACCCAACAAAAAATGTTGATAACTACGCAGGACATTTTGAGTTTGGTGAAGGAGAAGAAGTTCTCGGAATTTTTGCCCACATGGACGTAGTGCCAGCAGGTAGCGGTTGGGACACTGACCCTTACACTCCAACTATCAAAGATGGTCGTCTTTATGCGCGTGGTGCTTCTGACGATAAGGGTCCTACTACAGCATGTTACTATGGTTTGAAAATCATCAAAGAATTGGGACTTCCAACTTCTAAGAAAGTTCGTTTCATCGTCGGAACTGACGAAGAGTCAGGTTGGGCAGATATGGACTACTACTTTGAGCATGTAGGACTTGCAAAACCAGACTTTGGTTTTTCTCCAGATGCTGAATTCCCTATCATCAATGGTGAAAAAGGAAACATCACAGAATACCTTCACTTTGCCGGTGAAAATACTGGTGCAGTTCGTCTTCACAGCTTCACAGGTGGTTTGCGTGAAAACATGGTTCCTGAATCAGCAACAGCAGTCGTTTCAGGTGACTTAGCTGACTTGCAAGGGAAACTAGACGCTTTCGTTGCAGAGCACAAACTCAGAGGAGAAATCCAAGAAGAGAACGGTCAGTACAAGGTGACTGTAATTGGTAAATCAGCCCATGGTGCCATGCCTGCTTCGGGTGTCAATGGTGCAACTTACCTTGCCCTCTTCCTAAGCCAATTTGCTTTTGAAGGACCTGCAAAAGACTATCTTGACATTGCTGGTAAGATTCTTTTGAACGACCACGAAGGCAAGAACTTGAAAGTAGCTCATGTGGATGAAAAGATGGGTGCCCTTTCTATGAATGCGGGTGTCTTCCGCTTTGACGAAGCAAGTGCTGATAATACTATTGCCCTCAACTTCCGTTATCCAAAAGGAACAAGCCCAGAGCAAATCAAGTCAGTTCTTGAAACCTTGCCAGTTGCTTCAGTTAGTCTTTCTGAACATGGGCACACTCCTCACTATGTGCCAATGGAAGACCCACTCGTTCAAACCTTGTTGAATGTTTATGAAAAACAAACAGGTCTTAAAGGTCACGAACAAGTCATCGGTGGTGGAACATTTGGACGTTTGTTAGAGCGTGGTGTCGCATACGGTGCTATGTTCCCAGATTCTATCGATACTATGCACCAAGCCAACGAATTTATTGCCTTGGATGATCTCTTCCGTGCAGCAGCCATCTACGCTGAAGCTATCTATGAATTGATCAAATAA